A genomic window from Paucibacter sp. KCTC 42545 includes:
- a CDS encoding branched-chain amino acid ABC transporter permease — translation MQILTQLVFSGIALGMIYAVIAFGYQLTFATSDTLNFGQGDALMLGALVGLSLVGWGVNYWMMIPLVCLFGALQGAVVERIGVRPAIKMKSEFGWIMSTIALGIIFKNVAENVWGRDDLKFPSPLPESPLHFLGANVLPMEILVVVGALLMMLAVELFNRRSIYGKAVVATFNDRDAAKLMGINTGLVITFSYALSSMTAAFAGVLIAPLTLTGATMGAVLGLKAFAVAIIGGLTSGMGIIVGGVILGVVETTTGFYLSTGYKDVPGLVLLLIVLAVKPAGLFGKTAIKKV, via the coding sequence ATGCAAATCTTGACCCAACTCGTGTTCAGCGGCATTGCCCTGGGCATGATTTACGCCGTCATCGCCTTCGGTTATCAGCTCACTTTCGCGACCTCTGACACCCTCAACTTCGGCCAGGGCGACGCCCTGATGCTGGGCGCGTTGGTGGGTTTGTCGCTGGTGGGTTGGGGCGTGAACTACTGGATGATGATTCCGCTGGTTTGCCTGTTCGGCGCTTTGCAAGGCGCGGTGGTGGAACGCATCGGTGTGCGGCCCGCCATCAAGATGAAGTCGGAGTTTGGCTGGATCATGTCCACCATCGCGCTGGGCATCATCTTCAAGAACGTGGCCGAAAACGTCTGGGGCCGCGACGACTTGAAGTTCCCTTCGCCGCTGCCTGAGTCGCCTCTGCACTTCCTGGGCGCCAATGTGCTGCCGATGGAAATCTTGGTGGTGGTGGGCGCGCTCTTGATGATGTTGGCGGTGGAGTTGTTCAACCGCCGCAGCATCTACGGCAAGGCCGTGGTGGCCACCTTCAATGACCGCGATGCGGCCAAGCTGATGGGCATCAACACCGGCTTGGTGATCACTTTTTCCTACGCCTTGTCGTCGATGACGGCGGCCTTTGCCGGCGTGTTGATTGCGCCGCTGACGCTGACCGGCGCCACCATGGGCGCGGTGCTGGGCCTGAAGGCGTTTGCGGTGGCCATCATCGGCGGCCTGACCAGCGGCATGGGCATCATCGTTGGCGGCGTGATTCTCGGCGTGGTGGAGACCACCACGGGCTTCTACCTGTCCACCGGCTACAAGGATGTGCCGGGCTTGGTGCTGCTCTTGATCGTGCTGGCGGTGAAGCCGGCGGGTCTGTTCGGCAAGACAGCGATCAAAAAGGTCTGA
- a CDS encoding branched-chain amino acid ABC transporter ATP-binding protein/permease — translation MNAKKFIAGAVAIAALAAFPLISGNPYYIHLVETIMIYAIVLFGLDIVVGYTGQVSLGHAGLFGIGAYTAGVLVFKLAAPLWITLPAAILVTAGFGALLALPALRVMGPYLAMVTLAFGTIIQILINEMTFLTEGPMGITLTKPSLFGHQLDETEYYWVVAVMLLASLVFVHRVLRSHLGRAFEALRGSPVASDCMGVSVYLYKVYAFVISAGLAGLAGALYAYSEQYISPNTYNFEQTVLFLLAIIMGGRKTRTGALLGAAIIVMLPKLLDDLELFRIVSVVLAVIVMVASGVALKRGKSTLQAAAIPVVGSVALAALSFKLQTMTDWRLSVFGLITLFVVYYLQDGIVGFVRNALNLRGHAASDADDAVNLPNKGDALSHPGGTAGDELLQAKEILMQFGGLKALNNVDLSIKRGTIHGLIGPNGSGKSTMMNVLTGIYVPTAGTVSFGGRSLGGRTSSDIALSGIARTFQNVQLFGEMSALQNVLVGLHHSFKSNLLDVALHLPRYLRENRENTARALGLLRFVGLADLAGEEARNLPYGKQRLLEIARALALDPQLLLLDEPAAGLTAPDIKELIAIIRKIREHGVTVILIEHHMDVVMSMCDTVSVLDFGQKIAEGLPAAVQADEKVIEAYLGGQAS, via the coding sequence TTGAATGCTAAGAAATTCATTGCCGGCGCCGTGGCCATCGCGGCCCTGGCTGCCTTCCCGCTGATCTCCGGCAACCCGTACTACATCCATTTGGTCGAGACCATCATGATCTACGCGATCGTGCTGTTCGGCCTGGACATTGTGGTGGGCTACACGGGGCAGGTGTCGCTGGGCCATGCGGGCCTGTTCGGCATCGGCGCCTACACGGCCGGTGTGCTGGTGTTCAAGCTGGCGGCGCCACTGTGGATCACGCTGCCGGCGGCGATTCTGGTGACGGCGGGCTTTGGTGCCTTGCTGGCGTTGCCGGCGCTGCGGGTGATGGGGCCGTATCTGGCCATGGTCACTTTGGCCTTCGGCACCATCATTCAGATCCTCATCAACGAGATGACCTTCCTGACCGAAGGCCCGATGGGCATCACGCTGACCAAGCCCAGCCTCTTCGGCCATCAGCTGGATGAGACCGAGTACTACTGGGTGGTGGCGGTGATGCTGCTGGCTTCGCTGGTGTTTGTGCACCGCGTGCTGCGCTCGCACCTGGGCCGGGCGTTTGAGGCCTTGCGTGGTAGCCCGGTGGCATCGGACTGCATGGGCGTGTCGGTGTATCTCTACAAGGTGTACGCCTTTGTGATCAGCGCGGGCCTAGCCGGTTTGGCGGGCGCGCTGTATGCCTACTCCGAGCAGTACATCTCGCCCAATACCTACAACTTTGAGCAGACGGTGCTGTTCCTGTTGGCCATCATCATGGGCGGACGCAAGACCCGCACAGGTGCGCTCTTAGGTGCGGCCATTATCGTGATGCTGCCCAAGCTGCTGGATGACCTGGAGTTGTTCCGCATCGTCTCGGTGGTGCTGGCGGTGATTGTGATGGTGGCCTCGGGCGTGGCGCTCAAGCGTGGCAAGTCCACGCTGCAGGCGGCTGCCATTCCGGTGGTGGGCAGCGTGGCGCTGGCGGCGCTGTCCTTCAAGCTGCAGACCATGACGGACTGGCGCTTGTCGGTGTTCGGCCTGATCACCTTGTTCGTTGTGTACTACCTGCAAGACGGCATCGTCGGCTTTGTGCGCAACGCGCTGAACCTGCGCGGCCACGCCGCCAGCGATGCGGATGACGCGGTCAACCTGCCCAACAAGGGCGATGCGCTGAGCCATCCCGGCGGCACCGCCGGTGACGAGTTGCTGCAAGCCAAGGAGATCCTGATGCAGTTTGGCGGCCTGAAGGCGCTGAACAATGTGGACCTGTCGATCAAGCGCGGCACCATCCACGGCCTGATCGGCCCGAATGGCTCGGGCAAGAGCACGATGATGAATGTGCTGACCGGCATCTACGTGCCCACCGCTGGCACCGTGAGCTTCGGTGGCCGCAGCCTGGGCGGGCGCACCTCGTCAGACATCGCGCTCTCGGGCATTGCGCGCACCTTCCAGAACGTGCAGCTCTTTGGTGAGATGAGCGCCTTGCAGAACGTGCTGGTCGGCCTGCATCACAGCTTCAAGAGCAATCTGCTCGATGTGGCCTTGCACCTGCCGCGTTACTTGCGTGAGAACCGCGAGAACACCGCGCGTGCGCTGGGCCTGCTGCGCTTTGTGGGCCTGGCCGACCTGGCCGGCGAAGAGGCCCGCAACCTGCCTTACGGCAAGCAGCGCCTGCTGGAAATTGCCCGCGCGCTGGCGCTGGACCCGCAACTGCTCTTGCTGGACGAGCCGGCGGCCGGCCTGACCGCGCCCGACATCAAGGAGCTGATCGCCATCATCCGCAAGATCCGCGAGCATGGCGTGACCGTGATCTTGATCGAGCACCATATGGATGTGGTGATGAGCATGTGCGACACCGTCTCGGTGCTGGACTTCGGCCAGAAGATTGCCGAGGGCCTGCCCGCTGCGGTGCAAGCGGACGAAAAAGTCATCGAGGCTTACCTCGGCGGCCAAGCCTCGTGA
- a CDS encoding ABC transporter ATP-binding protein, which translates to MLEIKNLSAGYGKVQVLHGISMHVPKGKVVTLIGSNGAGKTTTMRAVSGMIAPTAGEISLNGKRIDGMESYDIARRGLAHSPEGRRVFATMTVTDNLRLGAFPRYTGSRPKGDVAADLERAMELFPRLKERREQLAGTLSGGEQQMLAMARATMLNPDVMLLDEPSMGLAPILVAEVFRIIARLKEQGVTMLLVEQFAAAALGVADYGYVLENGRISLHGPAEKLRDDPAVKAAYLGGGH; encoded by the coding sequence ATGCTTGAAATCAAGAACCTCAGCGCCGGCTACGGCAAGGTGCAAGTGCTGCACGGCATTTCCATGCACGTACCCAAGGGCAAGGTCGTTACGCTGATCGGCTCCAACGGCGCCGGCAAGACCACCACCATGCGTGCCGTTAGCGGCATGATCGCGCCCACGGCGGGTGAGATCAGCCTGAACGGCAAGCGCATCGACGGTATGGAGTCCTACGACATCGCCCGCCGCGGCCTGGCCCATTCACCCGAAGGCCGGCGCGTGTTTGCCACCATGACGGTGACCGACAACCTCCGCCTGGGCGCCTTCCCGCGCTACACCGGCAGCCGGCCCAAGGGCGATGTGGCGGCCGATCTGGAACGCGCGATGGAACTCTTTCCGCGCCTGAAAGAGCGCCGCGAGCAACTCGCCGGCACGCTCTCAGGTGGCGAGCAGCAAATGCTGGCCATGGCCCGCGCCACGATGTTGAACCCGGACGTTATGTTGTTGGACGAGCCATCGATGGGCTTGGCGCCGATTCTGGTGGCGGAAGTCTTTCGCATCATCGCGCGGCTCAAGGAGCAGGGCGTGACCATGCTGCTGGTCGAACAATTCGCCGCAGCCGCGTTAGGCGTGGCCGACTACGGCTATGTGCTGGAAAACGGCCGCATCTCCCTGCACGGCCCGGCAGAAAAGCTGCGTGATGACCCGGCGGTGAAGGCGGCGTATTTGGGCGGCGGTCACTGA
- a CDS encoding sterol desaturase family protein, with protein sequence MDLVPEALPWLLALAGLVLFCASLEGLLRSYVLQLPYDWRAFAASMADFAGRRLIDGLGLTLAAPLLNWAYVNRLQTLELAGPQAYLLLFIGQEFCYYGYHRAAHRVRWFWATHAVHHSSNELNLCAAVRLGWTGKLSGTAVFFAPLIWLGFAPMAVAAAVAANLLYQFWLHASWIPKLGPLEWVFNTPSHHRVHHGSNTEYLDANFGGVLIVFDRLFGSFVEERADIAIRYGLNPPLLSHNPVHIATHAWVALARDLWHAGSCWRAVKMLLGPPGGRPKP encoded by the coding sequence ATGGACCTTGTGCCCGAAGCCTTGCCCTGGTTGCTAGCCCTGGCCGGCTTGGTCTTGTTCTGCGCGAGCCTGGAGGGCCTGCTGCGCAGCTATGTGCTGCAGCTGCCCTACGACTGGCGGGCTTTTGCAGCGTCCATGGCCGATTTTGCGGGCCGTCGCTTGATCGATGGACTCGGCCTGACCTTGGCTGCGCCGCTGCTGAACTGGGCCTATGTGAACCGGCTGCAGACGCTTGAACTGGCCGGACCGCAGGCCTACCTGCTGCTCTTTATCGGACAAGAGTTCTGCTACTACGGCTACCACCGCGCAGCCCACCGCGTGCGCTGGTTCTGGGCCACGCATGCGGTGCATCATTCATCCAACGAGCTCAACCTCTGCGCCGCGGTACGCCTGGGCTGGACCGGCAAGCTCAGCGGCACGGCGGTATTCTTTGCGCCCTTGATCTGGCTGGGCTTTGCACCGATGGCTGTGGCGGCGGCGGTGGCGGCCAATCTGCTCTATCAGTTCTGGCTGCACGCCAGCTGGATACCCAAGCTGGGGCCGCTTGAGTGGGTCTTCAACACGCCCTCTCACCACCGCGTGCACCACGGCAGCAATACCGAATACCTAGACGCCAATTTCGGCGGCGTGCTGATCGTGTTTGACCGCTTGTTCGGCAGCTTTGTGGAAGAGCGGGCCGATATCGCCATCCGCTATGGGCTGAACCCTCCGCTGCTCAGCCACAACCCCGTTCACATCGCCACCCACGCCTGGGTGGCCTTGGCCCGAGACCTATGGCACGCCGGCAGTTGCTGGCGCGCTGTGAAGATGCTTCTGGGGCCGCCGGGAGGCCGGCCCAAGCCTTGA
- a CDS encoding RICIN domain-containing protein: protein MNWFSRFLITLLTTGAFASAHAADTSYNVVASNGQCLDSSGVLSPCGKTEQRFVFGADDTVYLPGSDGKRYLQGNLFASKTVSFSTALSTGNASTYWSRPGGNQLQLSQSRAMSAMCLSWQLVGTVKPGVLSAELALCSATAANQKWSLANPLPVDLADASKTQVRSSTRNCLQQVDFTSPLSTSKLNVSACTGTAKSEYFRFTNQGAIVLNGYCLTTSGDAGSAVGLGSCGETGVPPAPNQKWKRGSNSSIVSPSGLCLSQKGTGVVLQTCDAGNVFQYWSTSSVVANNWPQGLADKPTTYVKDQTLSAGQVTTIVNWIQGETSISSTPFCYKTAAYDRGVGILPGCADGQYQDGALCYSNCRSGYHPVGSVCWSDRKLSYQPGNHCTARDALGTCWAWAMNSCDEGYTGDRIATCWLNKPSYQNGAGSLLKSCKSNRELQAGLCYLKPRDGYQCNVTNCNQRCASGLADCGAAACASNANQCVNTISNMVVSTAMMIGSFATAGAMGEAKVGAMTAKEAYKIADTAEKLASATVALSSNINNFMNLAEKNLASISSTDIEAKIAARYPRDSADYRHIAREWAARQMLFYISDLIKDLDTIIITSVDPSGITGVVDAFAKPPCKDHTPMP from the coding sequence ATGAATTGGTTTTCTCGCTTCTTGATCACGCTGCTGACGACCGGCGCCTTCGCGTCGGCGCACGCCGCTGATACCTCCTACAACGTCGTTGCCAGCAATGGCCAATGCCTGGACAGCAGCGGCGTTCTCAGCCCATGCGGCAAGACCGAGCAGCGCTTCGTCTTCGGCGCTGACGACACGGTCTATCTGCCCGGCAGCGACGGCAAGCGCTATTTGCAGGGCAATCTGTTTGCGAGCAAGACGGTCAGCTTCAGCACCGCGCTGTCCACCGGCAACGCCAGCACCTACTGGAGCCGCCCCGGCGGCAATCAACTGCAACTCAGCCAATCCCGGGCGATGTCGGCCATGTGCTTGTCATGGCAGTTGGTGGGCACTGTGAAGCCAGGCGTGCTGAGCGCCGAACTCGCGCTGTGCTCGGCCACGGCAGCCAACCAGAAGTGGAGCTTGGCCAACCCCTTACCCGTCGATTTGGCCGACGCCAGCAAGACCCAGGTCAGGAGCAGCACGCGCAACTGCTTGCAGCAGGTGGATTTCACATCGCCGCTCTCGACCAGCAAGTTGAACGTGTCGGCATGTACGGGGACGGCAAAGAGCGAGTACTTTCGCTTCACCAACCAGGGCGCCATCGTGTTGAATGGCTATTGCCTGACGACATCGGGCGATGCGGGCTCCGCCGTCGGCCTGGGCAGTTGTGGCGAGACCGGTGTGCCGCCCGCACCCAATCAGAAGTGGAAGCGTGGCAGCAACTCCAGCATTGTGTCGCCCAGCGGCCTGTGCCTGAGTCAAAAAGGGACCGGCGTCGTCCTTCAGACCTGCGATGCCGGAAATGTGTTCCAGTACTGGAGCACCAGCAGCGTCGTGGCCAACAACTGGCCGCAGGGCCTGGCCGACAAGCCCACCACCTATGTCAAGGACCAAACCTTGAGCGCTGGGCAGGTGACGACGATCGTCAACTGGATTCAGGGCGAAACCTCGATCAGCAGCACCCCGTTCTGCTACAAGACCGCTGCCTACGACCGAGGTGTTGGCATCTTGCCCGGTTGTGCCGACGGCCAGTATCAGGACGGCGCTCTGTGCTATTCCAACTGCCGCAGCGGCTACCACCCCGTCGGGTCGGTGTGCTGGAGCGACCGCAAGCTCTCCTACCAGCCGGGCAACCACTGCACGGCGCGAGACGCGTTGGGCACCTGCTGGGCCTGGGCGATGAACAGCTGCGACGAGGGCTATACCGGTGACCGGATTGCCACCTGCTGGCTCAACAAGCCCTCGTATCAAAACGGCGCCGGCAGCTTGCTGAAATCGTGCAAGTCCAATCGCGAGTTGCAAGCCGGTCTGTGCTATCTCAAACCCCGCGATGGCTATCAGTGCAACGTCACCAACTGCAACCAGCGTTGCGCCTCGGGCCTCGCCGATTGCGGCGCGGCAGCTTGCGCCAGCAACGCCAACCAATGCGTCAACACCATCAGCAATATGGTGGTCAGCACGGCCATGATGATTGGCAGCTTTGCCACGGCGGGCGCGATGGGCGAGGCCAAGGTTGGGGCGATGACCGCCAAAGAGGCCTACAAAATTGCCGACACCGCTGAGAAGTTGGCGAGTGCCACCGTCGCGCTGTCGAGCAACATCAACAATTTCATGAACCTGGCAGAGAAGAATTTGGCTTCGATTTCGAGCACCGACATCGAGGCCAAGATTGCCGCCAGGTACCCACGAGATTCGGCCGACTATCGGCACATCGCCCGTGAATGGGCGGCGCGGCAGATGCTGTTCTACATCTCCGACTTGATCAAGGATCTCGACACCATCATCATCACCTCGGTGGACCCGAGCGGCATCACCGGTGTCGTCGATGCCTTTGCCAAGCCGCCCTGCAAAGACCACACGCCCATGCCCTGA
- a CDS encoding DsbA family protein: MLSLSTSPAARRLSAPLLAALSLALPGGAAIAQTGAPANSAPSTQAIEQVVIKLLKSRPELVREALDELQRRELAGHAQQESKALAASAKAIADASDATVLGNPAGDVTLVEFIDYHCGYCKKLAPSIEALIQRDSQLRVLVKHLPILGPESIAAAQLALSAGQGATAQQVHKALLSADAIDAASLQAISRQFGLKPVDVVAVNRQLGEVRVLSERLGIQGTPAIVVGDVMFRGAVGTEQLAAAIDAARRAQSAKSAKAGSKPGAEIRRVARPT, encoded by the coding sequence ATGCTTTCACTTTCAACAAGCCCTGCCGCGCGCAGGCTGAGCGCGCCCTTGCTGGCGGCGCTGAGCTTGGCGCTGCCGGGCGGCGCGGCCATCGCGCAGACCGGCGCGCCAGCCAATTCAGCCCCATCCACTCAGGCCATCGAGCAAGTCGTCATCAAGCTGCTCAAGAGCCGGCCCGAGCTGGTGCGCGAAGCGCTGGACGAGTTGCAGCGCCGCGAGCTGGCTGGCCATGCCCAGCAGGAAAGCAAGGCCCTCGCCGCTTCTGCCAAAGCCATTGCCGACGCATCCGACGCCACGGTCTTAGGCAACCCGGCCGGCGATGTGACGCTGGTGGAGTTCATCGATTACCACTGCGGCTACTGCAAGAAGCTGGCCCCCAGCATCGAGGCCTTGATCCAGCGCGATAGTCAGCTGCGCGTGCTGGTCAAGCACCTGCCCATCCTCGGGCCTGAGTCGATTGCGGCGGCGCAGCTGGCCTTGTCGGCAGGCCAGGGCGCCACGGCGCAGCAGGTGCACAAGGCCTTGCTGAGCGCTGATGCCATTGACGCCGCCAGCCTGCAGGCCATCAGCCGCCAGTTCGGCCTCAAACCGGTGGACGTGGTGGCAGTGAACCGCCAGCTCGGTGAGGTACGCGTGCTGTCGGAGCGGCTGGGTATCCAGGGCACGCCGGCCATCGTCGTCGGCGATGTGATGTTTCGGGGGGCCGTCGGCACCGAGCAACTCGCCGCAGCGATCGACGCGGCACGGCGAGCTCAGTCTGCCAAGTCAGCCAAGGCGGGAAGCAAGCCGGGGGCTGAAATCCGCCGCGTGGCGCGCCCCACTTGA
- a CDS encoding PEP-CTERM sorting domain-containing protein, producing MLPTCLAIAAMCSAGLAQANDFTWKGGAGSGTQNMSNAQNWTPSFRPPGRSDVIHFGTSTFTTVVSDLFSCCNQVVFDVGANAFTLQGASNTLWNLDNGIVNKSSKVQTIDWGSKVGFAIQADQTWDGGTAGMLITGDMIQRRNLTLSNKVVYKNFASASISDDANSTVGLTINSGSSYSTAGTFTVSGGFPTSSGSIQVQGVGSSLLVGTELNLGDVGSGTLLIDSGASASSKNLTLGRTGTAKMTVDGAGSSFEAGNVALSNSDLIVSGGGTFTTTGNMGSGQTNVNFSITVKDKGTLFKANTDQRGLYLGGQGNGLMQLSNGAAADINALFMGQKGNGGFGVIEATGLGTTLKTGFVEGNAGLLNVSNGAKFQVLNSMTMGLAGDSSFVAAVAGSGALLSVAQAITVGADGAGRLDVLDGGVVDVGQLVINNLGVVNLQGGLLKLGSGKIAGSLNWESGTLNFKSNYATGDFLGHDMVLSAGQILKGDAQIRVGAGDSLTFAGGALQAIDFQMDVNASATVGRASSLAANTVKNYGRLMLDGGSVNGAVLNAGTMTGSGTIRANAAQAGFTNSGRFDQGDYVELANSGSNVNTGVWALSRGGALQLRSSNLNNQGLLTLAGASIGAFDATSVLSNEASGTISGNGVISAKFANQGSLIVDGGKLAIDKSFANGGQILLTSPIASLSGGAIDNTGRIEGLGQIGNAINNQGFVSAKGGTLTLAAAVSNGGTLTVGRDATLLLTQGLQPNMGKIQLAGGSFDNNGKSLLNQASGVISGFGEVRSGLLSNNGKVLLSGGNSTIYADVLSTAASQIILSGNSNSTFYGNVDVQNGAELRVSTGSVATFFGTVQQRTGAKFSGAGAKRFEGTLTVGASPGLGSDEGDVEFGDSSTYLAEIGGITACTLRCGSDEAFKNSSFDKYIVAGNLSLNGTLKLTSWNGFVAQKGQSFDLLDWGTVTGTFADIDASGFKLAAGTALDYSQLYTNGEIKVVAAAVPEPESYALMLAGLVMLAWRRRKLS from the coding sequence GTGTTGCCCACCTGCTTGGCCATTGCAGCGATGTGCAGCGCGGGCCTTGCGCAAGCCAATGACTTCACCTGGAAGGGCGGCGCAGGGTCGGGCACGCAAAACATGAGCAATGCCCAGAATTGGACGCCGAGCTTCCGCCCACCCGGCCGTAGCGACGTCATCCACTTCGGCACATCGACTTTCACGACGGTCGTGAGTGACCTGTTTTCCTGCTGCAACCAAGTTGTCTTTGACGTGGGTGCGAACGCCTTCACGCTTCAGGGCGCGAGCAACACCCTTTGGAACCTCGACAACGGCATTGTCAACAAGAGCAGCAAGGTGCAAACGATTGATTGGGGAAGCAAGGTGGGCTTCGCCATCCAAGCGGATCAGACCTGGGACGGCGGCACGGCCGGCATGCTCATCACCGGTGACATGATCCAGCGAAGGAATCTGACACTGTCCAACAAGGTCGTCTACAAGAATTTCGCCTCCGCCTCCATCAGTGACGACGCCAATTCGACCGTCGGCTTGACCATCAATTCCGGCAGCAGCTACAGCACAGCGGGGACCTTCACCGTTAGCGGCGGCTTCCCGACCAGCAGCGGCTCCATCCAGGTGCAAGGCGTGGGCAGCAGCTTGCTCGTCGGCACAGAACTGAACCTGGGCGACGTCGGCAGCGGCACCTTGCTGATCGACTCCGGCGCCAGCGCCTCCAGCAAGAACCTGACCTTGGGTAGGACCGGGACCGCAAAGATGACGGTGGACGGCGCCGGCTCGAGCTTCGAGGCTGGCAATGTGGCACTCAGCAACAGCGACTTGATCGTCTCGGGCGGTGGCACCTTCACCACCACCGGCAATATGGGCTCCGGCCAGACCAATGTGAATTTCAGCATCACGGTCAAGGACAAGGGCACGCTATTCAAGGCAAACACAGACCAAAGAGGCCTCTATCTGGGCGGCCAAGGCAATGGGCTGATGCAGCTCAGCAATGGCGCCGCTGCCGACATCAACGCCCTTTTTATGGGTCAAAAAGGCAATGGCGGTTTTGGCGTCATTGAAGCGACAGGACTTGGAACCACATTGAAAACCGGCTTCGTCGAGGGCAACGCGGGCCTTCTGAACGTGTCCAACGGCGCCAAGTTTCAAGTCTTGAATTCGATGACGATGGGGCTGGCAGGAGACTCCAGCTTCGTGGCTGCGGTGGCAGGCAGCGGCGCGCTTTTGAGCGTGGCTCAGGCCATCACCGTGGGCGCCGATGGTGCCGGCCGGCTGGATGTTCTGGACGGCGGCGTTGTCGATGTCGGGCAACTGGTGATTAACAATCTTGGCGTCGTCAATCTGCAGGGCGGCCTCCTCAAGCTGGGGTCGGGCAAGATAGCCGGCAGCTTGAACTGGGAGTCCGGCACGCTCAATTTCAAGTCGAACTACGCCACGGGCGACTTCCTGGGCCACGACATGGTGCTCAGCGCCGGCCAGATCCTCAAGGGTGACGCCCAAATCCGTGTGGGCGCGGGCGATAGCCTCACCTTCGCAGGAGGGGCGCTGCAGGCGATTGATTTCCAAATGGATGTGAATGCCTCCGCCACCGTGGGCCGCGCCAGCAGCCTGGCGGCCAACACCGTCAAGAACTACGGGCGCCTGATGCTGGACGGCGGCTCGGTGAACGGCGCCGTGCTCAACGCCGGCACCATGACCGGCTCGGGCACTATCCGCGCCAACGCGGCTCAGGCAGGCTTCACCAACAGTGGCCGGTTTGACCAGGGTGACTATGTTGAACTGGCCAATTCAGGCAGCAACGTCAATACCGGCGTTTGGGCCTTGAGCAGGGGCGGCGCCCTCCAACTGAGATCAAGCAACCTGAATAACCAGGGCTTGCTGACCTTGGCCGGCGCCAGCATCGGCGCTTTTGATGCCACCAGCGTCCTGAGCAATGAGGCGAGCGGCACGATCAGCGGCAATGGCGTCATCAGCGCCAAGTTTGCCAACCAGGGCAGCCTGATCGTCGATGGCGGCAAGCTCGCCATCGACAAGAGCTTTGCCAACGGCGGCCAGATCCTCTTGACTTCGCCCATCGCCAGTCTGAGTGGCGGGGCGATCGACAACACGGGCCGCATCGAAGGTCTGGGCCAGATCGGCAATGCCATCAACAACCAAGGCTTTGTCAGCGCCAAGGGCGGCACCTTGACGCTCGCCGCTGCGGTGAGCAACGGCGGTACGCTGACCGTGGGCCGCGACGCGACCCTGCTCCTGACCCAGGGCCTGCAGCCGAACATGGGCAAGATCCAGCTCGCCGGCGGCAGCTTCGACAACAACGGCAAGTCCCTGCTCAATCAGGCCTCCGGCGTGATCAGCGGTTTCGGTGAAGTGCGCAGCGGCCTGCTCAGCAATAACGGCAAGGTTTTGCTGAGCGGCGGCAACTCGACGATCTACGCTGACGTGCTCAGCACCGCTGCCAGCCAGATCATTCTTTCTGGCAATAGCAATAGCACCTTCTACGGCAATGTGGATGTGCAAAACGGCGCCGAACTGCGCGTGTCGACCGGCTCGGTCGCGACCTTTTTCGGCACCGTTCAACAGCGCACCGGCGCCAAGTTCAGCGGGGCGGGCGCCAAGCGATTCGAAGGCACGCTGACTGTGGGTGCATCGCCGGGCCTGGGCAGCGATGAGGGCGATGTGGAGTTCGGCGACAGCAGCACCTACTTGGCCGAGATTGGCGGCATCACCGCTTGCACCTTGCGCTGCGGCAGCGATGAGGCGTTCAAGAACAGCAGCTTTGACAAGTACATCGTGGCCGGCAATCTGAGCCTGAACGGCACGCTCAAGCTGACTTCTTGGAACGGCTTTGTGGCGCAAAAGGGCCAGAGCTTTGACCTGCTGGACTGGGGCACGGTGACCGGAACTTTCGCCGACATCGATGCCAGCGGTTTCAAGCTCGCTGCGGGGACGGCCTTGGACTACAGCCAGCTCTACACGAACGGCGAAATCAAGGTGGTGGCCGCTGCGGTGCCCGAGCCCGAGAGCTATGCCTTGATGTTGGCCGGGCTGGTGATGCTGGCTTGGCGCCGCCGCAAGCTGAGCTGA
- a CDS encoding response regulator transcription factor — MSQPSLLLVDDDAELSAMLLRLLQAEGWSVRAALNAAQAEQALAAGLPAVVLLDVMLPDASGMDLCRRWRAAYPSLGILMLTARGDPFDRVLGLELGADDYLAKPFEKRELVARLRALIRRQTPVAAQPPTHWNFGPLSVNLLRREVLVNEQVIALTGIEFRLLLELIRTPGQAVSREQLSDAVQAGRYRPQDRTVDVQVGRLRRRLAQAIPGSDWIETVRGEGYAFVPRGVLGQGAGDDAS, encoded by the coding sequence ATGTCGCAACCTTCTTTGCTCCTTGTCGATGACGACGCCGAGCTCTCCGCCATGTTGCTGCGCCTCTTGCAGGCCGAGGGCTGGTCGGTGCGGGCCGCTCTCAACGCTGCGCAGGCGGAGCAAGCCCTGGCGGCCGGTTTGCCGGCTGTCGTCTTGCTCGATGTGATGTTGCCCGACGCCAGCGGCATGGACTTGTGCCGGCGCTGGCGAGCCGCTTATCCGAGTTTGGGTATCTTGATGTTGACGGCGCGCGGCGATCCTTTTGACCGTGTGCTGGGTTTGGAGTTGGGGGCGGATGACTATCTGGCCAAGCCGTTTGAGAAGCGCGAGCTGGTCGCGCGCTTGCGCGCTTTGATCAGGCGGCAAACGCCCGTCGCGGCCCAGCCGCCCACGCATTGGAACTTTGGCCCTTTGAGCGTCAATTTGCTGCGCCGCGAAGTGCTGGTGAATGAGCAGGTGATTGCGTTGACGGGCATTGAGTTCAGGCTCTTGCTGGAGCTGATTCGCACGCCCGGCCAAGCGGTGTCGCGGGAGCAGCTCAGTGATGCGGTGCAGGCGGGGCGCTACCGGCCGCAAGACCGCACGGTGGATGTGCAGGTCGGGCGCCTGCGCCGGCGTCTCGCGCAGGCCATCCCCGGCAGCGATTGGATCGAAACCGTGCGCGGTGAGGGCTATGCCTTCGTGCCTCGCGGTGTGCTGGGGCAGGGCGCAGGTGACGATGCTTCCTGA